The Heterodontus francisci isolate sHetFra1 unplaced genomic scaffold, sHetFra1.hap1 HAP1_SCAFFOLD_64, whole genome shotgun sequence genome window below encodes:
- the LOC137359122 gene encoding probable G-protein coupled receptor 139 — translation MGQNLRTIDWNVTRMGHNLKTIDRNAATTDRSFSWEFDYLSAYYDELSLNWRILLSLSIIQYFYYPSLATVAVPVNLMTIVILSRGKCGLSKCVTHYLVAMASADLLVIIFDVILRHIPVVYHEQFYFRESIHVCNIHAVLLYAATDCSVWFTVTFAFDRFVAICCQKLKRKYCTEKTAAVVLGTVTVLSCLKNIFWYFMLTGRYILYNQPWFCDVTKDVVFSRVWATIEFLHHILTAGIPFVVILLQNALTIRHILLSSRGRRRLRAHSSAKSPRDPEMESRRKSIILLLVISANFILLWAMLMVVLICTRIRYMNFHSGSVAGIPGSVREMAFMLQPLSCCTNTVIYAVTQTQFRQQLKKMLKYPFT, via the exons atgggtcaaaatctgagaacaatagattggaatgttacaagaaTGGGTCATAATCTtaaaacaatagatcggaatgctgcaacaacagacaggagtttctcctgggagtttgactatctttctgcatACTATGATGAGCTATCTTTAAACTGGCGGATTTTGCTCTCACTTTCCATTATTCAGTACTTTTATTACCCCAGCCTGGCTACTGTTGCTGTACCTG ttaacttgatgacgattgtcatcctgtctcgaggcaagtgtggtctttccaaatgtgtcactcactatctggtggccatggcatcagcggatctactggtcattatattcgacgtgatactgaggcacattcccgttgtttaccatgaacagttttatttccgggagtccatccacgtttgcaatatccatgccgtcctgctttatgcagccacagactgttctgtctggttcaccgtcactttcgcctttgatcgatttgtggccatttgctgccagaagttgaaaagaaaatattgcaccgagaaaacggcagctgtggttttgggaacagtgactgtgctgagctgtttaaagaacattttctggtattttatgttaacaggtcggtATATTTTgtacaaccaaccctggttttgCGATGTAACAAAGGATGTTGTCTTCTCTCGGGTCTGGGCAACAATCGAATtcctccatcacattctaaccGCGGggatcccatttgtggtgattctgctgcaaaATGCTCTCACCATTAGACACATCTTGctgagcagcagagggcgcaggagacttcgggctcacagcagtgccaagagtccgagagacccagagatggagagccgacggaaatctatcattttactgttagttatctcagccaatttcatacttttatgggcaatgttaatggtggttttgatatgcaccagaatacgGTATATGAACTTTCATTCTGGGTCTGTGGCTGGAATTCCTGGTTCTGTGCGGgaaatggccttcatgctgcagccccttagctgctgcacaaacactgtgatttatgccgtaacccagactcagttcagacagcagttgaagaaaatgctgaaatatccctttacgtga